In Pajaroellobacter abortibovis, the following are encoded in one genomic region:
- a CDS encoding metallophosphoesterase produces the protein MPPSKEEASLSSLPSASSATPEQNADREKSIHLIAVGDTGRGNTAQYQVAKAIQKKCDREAGCDFAIVLGDVIYPSGPSSSQDPQFKEKFENPYQNLHFPFHIALGNHDYGQYGKGELIEQASFAMEYAQTSPRWKLPNPYYHFKEKEAEFFIIDTQTIIKGWAQSQKQKEEVSNWIQASAAQWKIMAGHHPYKSNGPHGNAGKETLFGSNEGQRMREAFEDWICGKVDIYLAGHDHNLQWIKETCKGTQLIVSGAGSEATHLPGQNEVNFQSDKLGFVFIAIEDTQLKVEFINAQGETSYAQLLTK, from the coding sequence ATGCCCCCTTCTAAGGAAGAGGCTTCTCTCTCTTCGCTCCCCTCCGCATCATCAGCTACCCCAGAACAAAATGCTGACCGAGAGAAGTCCATTCATTTGATCGCAGTTGGAGATACCGGGCGAGGGAACACCGCTCAATACCAAGTTGCAAAAGCGATCCAAAAAAAATGTGACCGAGAAGCCGGGTGTGACTTTGCAATTGTTTTAGGTGATGTGATCTATCCGAGTGGCCCCTCGTCTAGTCAAGATCCTCAGTTTAAAGAAAAATTTGAGAATCCCTATCAAAATCTCCATTTCCCCTTTCACATCGCTTTAGGGAACCACGATTACGGGCAATACGGCAAAGGGGAGCTGATCGAGCAGGCAAGCTTCGCCATGGAGTATGCACAAACTTCACCGCGATGGAAATTGCCCAATCCCTATTATCACTTCAAAGAGAAAGAGGCTGAGTTTTTTATCATCGATACGCAGACGATTATTAAGGGCTGGGCCCAAAGCCAAAAGCAGAAAGAAGAGGTCTCCAATTGGATCCAGGCTTCCGCCGCGCAATGGAAGATTATGGCAGGGCACCATCCTTACAAATCCAACGGGCCCCATGGGAATGCAGGGAAAGAAACGCTGTTTGGCTCCAATGAAGGGCAAAGAATGAGAGAGGCTTTTGAAGATTGGATATGCGGTAAAGTAGATATCTACTTAGCTGGTCACGACCACAATTTACAATGGATCAAAGAAACTTGCAAAGGAACCCAGCTGATCGTAAGCGGAGCTGGATCCGAAGCGACACATTTGCCAGGGCAAAATGAAGTGAACTTCCAATCTGACAAACTGGGTTTCGTGTTCATCGCCATCGAAGATACTCAGCTTAAAGTGGAATTCATCAATGCCCAGGGGGAAACGAGCTATGCCCAGCTTTTAACGAAGTAA
- a CDS encoding DUF1573 domain-containing protein, with amino-acid sequence MTYSRILALPMLATSLVLLGKEAAGQNGPGADADVTASICGDNRNCSAVAIPLKTDYMKGFPTAANTGWMPACPAVNEQIPDHCSGIYFQFRAALDLRSISGFPTISVDMSQKAVIKATWDQKNPKKIILTPASNGQGIFSVKYRLTPITDLYFRIPLNASFSSLKDLEIVMPMSLILQTVAAPNTPADSSGTISFIPWAFDPVSLQTKIQGNNTHSSIQKKSVDLLTLNGKQLNDIVNNNWFDPDRNKTYISLAADVQSTFVYQTVEFSVPGTDGYFRGVDSTVEFTCDNGSGCDAIEGDAELKAQVPFKATVVIFPEIKVALQLKILGDGILSMFGAAALNQVLNSVMDSINNNIQNTLSNSKININTPTPITLDIKQQISIPLPNVSVPNAVSFGQVSSGFDATKTVKIRNTGKMAAHVESVTSSNKAFTPTPGPFDIPPEGDHTISINYRSTTSTGTEKADLMIVSNDPRSPQKIVLSNKDPSASDDDYGKNSAADDSQGNDNQAATCGNCKVNVDDSAFLTIPTLGWFLRRQQNKQKTTSTSRNP; translated from the coding sequence ATGACCTATTCTAGAATACTTGCTTTGCCGATGCTGGCCACTTCTCTTGTACTGCTTGGGAAGGAGGCTGCTGGCCAAAATGGTCCCGGGGCCGATGCAGATGTGACAGCTAGCATATGTGGCGATAACCGCAACTGTTCTGCGGTAGCTATCCCTCTTAAAACAGATTATATGAAGGGATTTCCTACTGCGGCCAATACAGGATGGATGCCGGCCTGCCCAGCCGTCAATGAACAAATTCCGGATCACTGCTCAGGCATTTATTTCCAGTTTCGTGCAGCCCTCGATCTCCGATCCATCAGCGGATTCCCCACTATTTCGGTGGACATGTCGCAGAAGGCAGTTATCAAAGCAACATGGGACCAAAAAAATCCAAAAAAGATTATTCTAACGCCAGCCAGCAATGGGCAAGGCATTTTTTCAGTCAAATATCGACTAACACCAATCACTGATCTGTATTTTCGTATTCCTCTCAATGCATCATTTAGCAGTCTCAAAGATCTAGAAATTGTGATGCCCATGAGTCTGATTCTTCAGACTGTGGCTGCGCCTAACACACCTGCAGACTCTTCCGGAACCATTTCATTCATACCGTGGGCCTTTGACCCAGTTTCACTGCAAACGAAGATCCAAGGGAATAATACACACTCCTCCATTCAAAAAAAAAGTGTCGACCTGCTGACCCTCAATGGGAAACAACTCAACGACATTGTCAACAACAATTGGTTTGATCCAGATCGGAATAAAACCTATATTTCCCTAGCAGCTGACGTACAGAGTACATTCGTGTATCAAACCGTCGAATTCAGTGTACCAGGGACAGATGGTTACTTCCGTGGAGTAGATAGTACTGTTGAATTCACTTGCGATAACGGCTCAGGGTGCGATGCCATCGAAGGAGACGCTGAACTAAAGGCTCAAGTCCCCTTTAAAGCAACCGTAGTCATATTTCCCGAGATCAAAGTCGCTCTCCAACTCAAGATACTTGGTGACGGTATTTTATCCATGTTCGGAGCGGCCGCTCTCAATCAAGTCCTTAATAGCGTAATGGACAGTATCAACAACAACATCCAAAATACCCTCTCCAACTCCAAAATCAACATCAATACTCCTACGCCTATCACACTAGATATTAAACAGCAGATCAGTATTCCCCTCCCCAACGTCAGTGTGCCTAATGCAGTCAGTTTTGGTCAGGTGTCTTCCGGGTTCGATGCCACCAAAACGGTTAAGATCCGCAATACTGGGAAAATGGCCGCACACGTAGAGAGCGTGACCAGCTCGAACAAAGCGTTTACACCAACTCCAGGGCCATTTGATATACCTCCCGAAGGAGACCACACAATTTCCATCAATTACCGCTCCACCACCAGTACAGGGACTGAAAAGGCTGATCTTATGATTGTCTCCAACGATCCTCGTTCCCCTCAAAAGATAGTCTTATCGAACAAAGACCCATCAGCCAGTGACGACGACTACGGGAAGAACTCAGCTGCAGACGACTCACAGGGCAACGACAATCAGGCCGCAACCTGCGGGAACTGTAAAGTCAATGTGGATGACAGTGCTTTTCTCACCATCCCAACGTTAGGTTGGTTCTTGAGGCGTCAACAGAACAAGCAAAAAACCACTTCCACCTCTCGCAATCCCTGA
- a CDS encoding sodium-translocating pyrophosphatase: MELLPLQALGVGATALAVAFLLFCKVKAAPEGNEAMARIARYIREGALAFLMREYKVLSLYALIVFALLFYALGSLAAVGFLGGAFLSLLAGFFGMKTATLANVRTAEAARTKGKPAALLVALDGGAVMGFCVSGLGLIGLGILFGLYRHRSEFPYLIHAFAVGASSIALFARIGGGIYTKAADVGADIVGKVEANIPEDDPRNPGVIADNVGDNVGDIAGMGADIYESYVATIVAAMALGLTLPVSVLQPLVPLFMDENGLRVVAVALPLFLATIGLAVSVVGGLITRMMINSPPATVLRFALILPPLLVVLVAAAALSYYHISWVALITLGIGAIGGVAVGLITDYYTSMAPIRKVAESALTGPGTNVICGIAVGLESVAAPLVTLCIVGSLANAFLGLYGIALAAVGMLSTAAMVMTVDAYGPIADNAGGISEMSGLGKEVRDITDELDSVGNTTAAIGKGFAIGSALLTVVALFAAFSMEVNAVRRAHGEPEMMLVLTDSRVLMGLLFGSLLPCVVGATTMTAVGRAAGAIVEEIRRQFREIPGLLEGQADAEPQPARIVDLATSAAIKQMILPGAVAVLSPVLIGFWFGPEVLAGALVGSLAVGATLSLMMANAGGAWDNAKKYLEKGGLPGHLKGSDAHKAAVVGDTVGDPFKDAAGPGISILIKVMGVVSLMIAPLIA; encoded by the coding sequence GTGGAATTGCTACCCCTACAGGCCCTTGGAGTGGGGGCGACTGCCCTTGCTGTGGCCTTTCTTTTGTTTTGTAAGGTTAAAGCTGCCCCCGAGGGCAACGAAGCAATGGCTCGTATCGCCCGCTATATTCGAGAAGGGGCGCTTGCATTTCTGATGCGTGAATATAAAGTCCTTTCTCTTTACGCTTTGATTGTTTTCGCGTTGCTTTTCTATGCGCTTGGTTCTCTGGCAGCAGTGGGTTTTCTGGGGGGAGCATTCCTTTCACTGCTTGCTGGTTTTTTTGGGATGAAAACAGCTACCTTGGCCAACGTGAGAACGGCTGAGGCTGCGCGCACGAAAGGGAAACCCGCAGCGTTACTTGTAGCGTTGGATGGGGGGGCTGTCATGGGGTTCTGTGTATCAGGTCTTGGTCTCATCGGCTTAGGGATTCTGTTTGGGCTTTACCGTCATCGAAGTGAATTCCCTTATTTGATCCATGCGTTTGCGGTAGGGGCCAGTTCAATCGCGCTTTTTGCGCGCATCGGGGGTGGGATTTATACCAAAGCAGCGGATGTGGGTGCCGATATTGTAGGGAAAGTGGAAGCGAATATCCCTGAAGATGATCCGCGCAATCCGGGGGTGATTGCTGATAACGTAGGCGATAACGTGGGGGATATTGCAGGGATGGGTGCGGATATTTATGAGAGCTATGTCGCTACCATTGTGGCTGCCATGGCGCTTGGCTTAACTCTTCCGGTGTCCGTTCTCCAGCCGCTGGTCCCTCTCTTTATGGATGAAAATGGGTTGCGTGTAGTGGCGGTTGCCCTTCCTCTATTCCTGGCTACGATCGGTCTTGCAGTCTCGGTGGTTGGGGGATTGATCACACGGATGATGATCAACTCTCCTCCTGCCACAGTCCTCCGCTTTGCTCTGATTCTGCCCCCGCTCCTTGTGGTGTTGGTGGCTGCCGCTGCGCTTTCCTATTATCACATCTCATGGGTAGCTCTCATCACGCTGGGAATAGGGGCTATCGGAGGGGTGGCTGTCGGGCTGATCACCGATTACTACACGTCCATGGCCCCCATTCGGAAAGTTGCTGAAAGCGCCTTAACAGGGCCGGGGACCAATGTGATTTGCGGTATAGCTGTGGGGCTTGAGAGCGTTGCTGCTCCTCTGGTGACTCTGTGCATTGTAGGGAGTCTTGCGAATGCTTTTCTCGGTCTTTATGGGATCGCGCTTGCGGCGGTTGGGATGTTGTCTACAGCTGCAATGGTCATGACCGTGGACGCCTATGGTCCGATTGCGGATAATGCGGGGGGAATCTCAGAAATGTCTGGTCTCGGAAAAGAGGTGAGAGACATCACGGATGAACTAGATTCTGTCGGCAACACAACTGCGGCTATCGGGAAAGGGTTTGCGATCGGTTCGGCACTCTTGACGGTAGTGGCGCTCTTTGCTGCCTTTAGCATGGAAGTGAATGCGGTGCGGCGTGCCCATGGAGAACCAGAGATGATGCTTGTTTTGACTGACTCCAGAGTGCTAATGGGTTTACTTTTCGGATCTTTGCTCCCCTGTGTAGTGGGAGCTACAACAATGACCGCAGTCGGGCGGGCTGCTGGTGCGATTGTGGAGGAGATTCGACGGCAGTTCCGCGAGATACCCGGTCTTCTTGAAGGGCAAGCGGATGCAGAACCTCAGCCGGCTCGGATTGTGGACCTAGCGACTTCGGCGGCGATTAAACAAATGATTTTGCCTGGGGCGGTCGCTGTTTTATCTCCAGTTTTGATCGGATTTTGGTTTGGACCTGAAGTGTTGGCGGGGGCATTGGTGGGGTCGCTGGCTGTAGGGGCGACGCTTTCTCTCATGATGGCCAATGCAGGTGGAGCTTGGGATAATGCCAAGAAATACCTGGAGAAAGGGGGGTTGCCAGGACATTTGAAGGGATCTGACGCGCATAAAGCTGCTGTGGTAGGGGATACAGTAGGGGACCCTTTCAAAGATGCTGCAGGGCCTGGTATTTCTATTTTGATCAAGGTGATGGGGGTCGTTTCTCTCATGATTGCTCCCTTGATTGCTTGA
- a CDS encoding BolA/IbaG family iron-sulfur metabolism protein, with protein MSSLLSSDHHSMIDTIKQAILMHIPEAIVEVSGEEGHYSIFVISPLFKDKSTLERQRMVYQAITPWMKGESPLIHAIDSLQTQVPPSST; from the coding sequence ATGTCCAGTCTCCTTTCCTCTGATCATCACTCCATGATAGACACCATCAAACAAGCGATCCTGATGCACATCCCTGAAGCGATTGTGGAAGTGAGTGGGGAAGAAGGACATTATTCGATCTTTGTGATCTCTCCTCTTTTTAAAGACAAATCGACTCTTGAACGGCAGAGGATGGTCTATCAAGCGATAACCCCCTGGATGAAGGGAGAATCCCCGCTCATTCATGCGATCGATAGCTTACAAACACAAGTTCCCCCTTCTTCCACCTAA
- a CDS encoding methyltransferase family protein, translating into MKPLVFSILFIFLPMIGNPHRMLHPGPWILTLAIWAILITHPPLPTIKEIIHNQSDCLSAIYILIALGITTLSAILEFTYRSITTPSPWSITCISGIALMGGAIFLRVWTINILGKFFTSTVNDDGSPWELIEEGPYHFVRHPSYLSILLAFVASFLMLRSTLCIVLTCLLVLPSYLYRIHREELFLQAKLRTKYQIYQQHTWKLIPFLL; encoded by the coding sequence ATGAAGCCTCTCGTTTTCTCCATCCTATTTATTTTTCTACCCATGATAGGAAACCCTCACAGAATGCTCCACCCAGGGCCATGGATCCTCACTCTCGCTATTTGGGCGATTCTGATCACCCATCCCCCTCTACCTACAATCAAAGAGATTATTCACAACCAATCCGATTGTCTTTCAGCTATTTACATCCTCATTGCTCTAGGTATTACCACCCTATCAGCTATTTTAGAATTCACTTACCGATCCATAACCACCCCATCCCCTTGGTCAATAACTTGCATCTCTGGAATTGCACTGATGGGGGGAGCTATCTTCCTCAGGGTATGGACCATTAACATCCTCGGAAAATTTTTCACAAGCACGGTGAACGATGACGGAAGTCCCTGGGAGTTAATTGAAGAAGGGCCTTATCATTTTGTTCGCCACCCTTCTTACCTATCTATTTTGCTCGCTTTCGTTGCGTCATTTTTGATGCTCCGCTCAACTTTATGCATTGTTCTCACATGCCTGCTCGTACTGCCATCCTATCTCTACAGAATCCATCGAGAAGAGCTGTTCTTGCAAGCAAAACTGAGGACAAAATATCAGATTTACCAACAGCACACCTGGAAATTGATCCCCTTTCTCCTTTAG
- a CDS encoding choice-of-anchor D domain-containing protein codes for MKLSWLRNVPHPCVTGFALALVTPFFWSGTASADKTDPNAARQQACGNDPFCSAVEIPITLTYSQALNTSVDTGWVPKCKAVNEQTPDHCIEQSELIPKILYGQIQTKAGFQLNAGNPTAVITMKGFLVAKWDGTEFNISASPSGTGSASINYALSPTVGFFFGFSFLNVAIPMEFPPELLLPLITGQAGTQMPTVPAKGETSFNPWALQGVNIPTAVQATPGTGTGLGLPSWIQITNNTSPQEPSISFLKCTLQQMENAVSGQDFSGINNILDPAETKIELKAGVNLNFNYQTIEIHISNLNGSIRGQDGSTQITSANLSSVASQGMLPLTVATKGQLAFKGQVTFTPDLQPVPNSKNALLKGLGATWLNALTKNFTDPLRQKIDLTTTIPTIMNSETTTAQMPLPILETPKKIGFGAVGVGSTNSRDVLIRNTGKMQLNITNIQSSNPAFSIVAGTNQMINPGDTGTIKITYAPKSSQQTSATITVESNDPTAPSKTFDVSNAAGDEGTISDDSGTSGCKCQKGTSNPSSVVSFLTLGIGWLFALRHHTRKIQTKSMHS; via the coding sequence ATGAAACTGTCCTGGCTGCGTAACGTACCCCACCCTTGTGTCACTGGATTCGCCCTCGCCCTGGTCACCCCCTTCTTCTGGAGTGGGACAGCCTCAGCAGACAAAACAGATCCCAATGCCGCTCGCCAGCAAGCCTGCGGGAATGATCCCTTCTGCTCGGCCGTCGAAATCCCCATCACCCTCACCTACAGCCAAGCCCTCAACACAAGTGTGGACACAGGCTGGGTTCCTAAATGCAAAGCTGTCAATGAACAAACCCCAGATCATTGTATTGAACAAAGTGAGTTAATACCTAAAATATTATATGGACAGATCCAGACTAAAGCTGGCTTTCAGCTTAATGCAGGAAATCCAACTGCCGTTATTACTATGAAGGGTTTTCTCGTTGCTAAATGGGACGGAACCGAATTTAACATTTCCGCATCACCTAGCGGAACAGGATCTGCTTCAATTAACTATGCCCTTTCCCCAACAGTCGGATTTTTCTTTGGATTTTCGTTCCTTAACGTTGCAATTCCAATGGAATTCCCACCCGAATTACTGTTGCCTCTAATTACAGGTCAAGCAGGCACACAAATGCCGACAGTTCCAGCTAAAGGAGAAACATCATTCAACCCCTGGGCACTTCAAGGGGTTAACATCCCAACAGCTGTTCAAGCAACTCCAGGAACAGGAACAGGTTTAGGATTACCCTCTTGGATTCAAATTACCAACAATACAAGTCCCCAAGAACCTAGCATTAGTTTTCTAAAGTGTACGCTTCAACAAATGGAAAATGCCGTTAGTGGTCAAGACTTTTCAGGAATAAACAACATCTTGGATCCTGCGGAAACAAAAATAGAGCTCAAGGCTGGCGTTAATCTTAACTTTAATTACCAAACCATCGAAATTCATATCTCAAATTTGAACGGAAGCATCCGAGGTCAAGATGGATCAACTCAGATTACATCCGCTAATTTATCTTCAGTTGCTTCTCAAGGTATGCTTCCCCTTACTGTCGCAACAAAAGGACAACTCGCATTTAAAGGACAAGTTACATTTACTCCTGATCTACAGCCCGTACCCAATTCAAAGAATGCACTTTTGAAAGGATTGGGAGCCACGTGGCTTAACGCATTGACGAAAAATTTTACAGATCCCCTGCGACAAAAAATCGATCTAACAACCACCATACCTACTATAATGAACTCAGAGACCACTACAGCCCAAATGCCCTTGCCTATCCTTGAAACACCCAAAAAGATAGGGTTCGGAGCTGTGGGTGTTGGATCGACGAATAGCCGCGATGTACTGATCCGCAACACCGGGAAGATGCAGCTGAACATCACTAATATCCAGAGCAGCAATCCTGCTTTTAGCATTGTAGCAGGTACCAATCAGATGATCAACCCAGGGGACACAGGCACGATCAAAATTACGTATGCTCCCAAGTCCTCTCAGCAGACCAGCGCGACCATCACGGTTGAATCCAACGACCCAACTGCACCTTCTAAGACTTTCGATGTGTCCAACGCTGCAGGTGATGAGGGTACGATCAGTGACGACAGTGGTACAAGTGGATGCAAATGCCAGAAGGGAACCTCCAATCCTTCGAGCGTTGTCTCTTTTCTAACTTTAGGTATAGGCTGGCTCTTCGCCCTAAGGCACCACACTCGCAAAATCCAAACTAAGAGCATGCACTCATGA
- a CDS encoding glycosyltransferase family 2 protein, translated as MIDQSQIFVIIPTYNEAPRIGRVLARIPSYVDHVFVVNDASTDSTIAAVKSHESPRLKILHHTSNRGVGAAIITGYREALRTEGGKHDVLVVMAGDDQMKPEDMPRLIEPIAFQTADYVKGSRFAHPDLKCMMPITRRWGGLLFSSLTSLAMGQRISDSQCGYTAISRQACEQIDFETLWPGYGYPNDLLGQLLLRGLRICEVPVQPIYADEISRLRLYHLPAILFLIGRVWIRRQKISLPKRDRSTDGGPVGPKP; from the coding sequence ATGATCGATCAAAGCCAGATCTTTGTCATTATCCCAACCTACAACGAAGCCCCTCGCATCGGTCGAGTCTTAGCCAGGATCCCTTCTTACGTCGACCACGTTTTCGTCGTCAATGATGCGAGTACAGATTCCACCATCGCCGCGGTTAAATCCCACGAAAGCCCCCGATTGAAAATTCTCCATCATACTTCGAATCGAGGGGTAGGTGCTGCTATCATAACGGGATACCGAGAAGCGCTCAGAACAGAAGGGGGAAAGCACGACGTGCTGGTCGTGATGGCAGGAGACGACCAGATGAAGCCAGAGGATATGCCCCGCCTGATCGAACCCATCGCTTTCCAGACAGCTGACTATGTAAAAGGATCTCGTTTTGCACATCCTGACCTGAAGTGCATGATGCCCATCACCAGGAGATGGGGAGGACTCCTCTTCTCTTCCCTGACTTCCCTTGCGATGGGACAACGGATCTCAGATAGTCAGTGCGGTTATACAGCCATTTCAAGGCAAGCCTGTGAGCAAATCGACTTTGAAACACTATGGCCAGGGTACGGATATCCTAACGATCTGCTGGGGCAGCTGCTTCTCAGAGGGTTAAGAATTTGTGAAGTCCCTGTGCAACCGATCTATGCAGACGAAATCAGCCGTCTCCGTCTCTATCACTTGCCAGCGATCCTGTTTCTGATCGGTCGGGTCTGGATCCGTCGACAGAAAATAAGCTTGCCTAAGAGGGATCGCTCCACCGACGGTGGGCCTGTTGGACCAAAGCCATAG
- the rpoZ gene encoding DNA-directed RNA polymerase subunit omega: MARVTVEDALEHEDNRFALVILASQRERQLRKGAAPLVPSKNKPGVTALREIAAGKISFHRPSAEAVAGWIQKINQRKMG; this comes from the coding sequence ATGGCACGGGTTACAGTAGAAGACGCTCTTGAACATGAAGACAATCGGTTTGCTCTTGTGATTTTAGCCTCTCAACGAGAAAGGCAGTTGCGCAAAGGGGCAGCTCCTCTCGTCCCTTCTAAAAACAAACCAGGCGTCACGGCTCTACGGGAGATTGCAGCAGGAAAAATTTCCTTCCATCGACCTAGCGCAGAGGCTGTAGCCGGCTGGATCCAGAAAATTAATCAGCGCAAGATGGGCTAA
- a CDS encoding rhodanese-like domain-containing protein has translation MNAAHLLPTVRRLPPHELKAKLDGEEHFLLLDVRPSSERALAHIPEAQPLDEMGEQGLMALDRATPLVFHCHHGIRSYHAAVKALQLGFQNVYNLDGGIEAWSYQVDPAVPRY, from the coding sequence ATGAATGCAGCTCATTTACTTCCAACTGTCCGAAGGTTACCTCCACATGAACTCAAAGCTAAACTAGATGGAGAGGAACATTTCCTCTTACTGGATGTAAGGCCCTCCTCAGAGCGAGCGCTTGCCCATATTCCAGAGGCTCAACCCCTTGATGAAATGGGGGAGCAAGGACTCATGGCGCTTGACCGTGCGACGCCTCTTGTCTTTCATTGTCATCACGGCATACGTAGCTACCACGCAGCTGTAAAAGCGCTTCAGCTTGGGTTCCAGAATGTATACAACCTAGATGGGGGAATTGAGGCCTGGTCCTACCAGGTCGACCCAGCAGTTCCTCGATATTGA